One segment of Colias croceus chromosome 15, ilColCroc2.1 DNA contains the following:
- the LOC123697760 gene encoding low density lipoprotein receptor adapter protein 1-like yields the protein MTTLLRRMWKNNSKHKKLCEEWALAECEGDGWWRDASNGKGQIDVRYAGVAPVERAASAPATALAVRSALHTAKTANKKLQKVNLDISSKGIIVSDADTQENVLSVSIYRISYCSADAANARVFAVVEGKTAGGASETHVVHVFVCARRKQARALALSLAHAFNDAYQAWQATEATSLQSGGRRRVTPWANFSSESDDDTDTEQWQSPEPLVTF from the exons AATTATGTGAAGAATGGGCGCTAGCTGAGTGCGAAGGGGATGGGTGGTGGCGAGACGCATCCAACGGAAAGGGACAGATAGACGTGAGATACGCTGGCGTCGCGCCCGTGGAACGCGCCGCCTCCGCGCCCGCTACCGCGCTCGCTGTTCGCTCCGCTTTGCATACTGCTAAga CTGCAAACAAAAAGCTCCAGAAAGTAAATCTGGACATCAGTTCCAAAGGAATCATTGTGTCTGACGCTGATACACAGGAAAATGTTCTGAGTGTGTCAAtttatag GATTTCCTATTGCTCAGCTGATGCCGCGAACGCTCGAGTGTTCGCAGTTGTCGAAGGGAAAACCGCGGGAGGTGCGAGCGAGACGCACGTAGTGCACGTGTTTGTGTGCGCGAGACGGAAACAGGCGAGAGCGCTTGCTCTCTCCCTTGCACATGCTTTTAATGACGCTTATCAG gCATGGCAAGCAACTGAGGCAACTTCACTGCAATCCGGTGGAAGGCGTAGAGTGACTCCATGG gcTAATTTCTCGAGCGAATCAGATGATGACACAGACACTGAGCAATGGCAGTCTCCAGAGCCGCttgttactttttaa
- the LOC123697762 gene encoding lysozyme 1-like — protein MHLQVPVLVIFLTLCHSVVFGIYVTNLNESCIRCLCHVAGCDLAHTCSGGYCGPFYISRVYWVDAGKPTLPDDNPDRKEAYEDCARDYHCSVTIVQSYMAKFGTDCNGDGVTDCYDYMMINHHGGRACSEPLYLTPLGLRRLKLFQECRFK, from the exons atgcATTTACAAGTGCCagtgttagtaatatttttgactCTATGTCACAGTGTTGTTTTTG GTATTTACGTGACAAACCTCAATGAGTCCTGTATTCGATGCCTATGTCACGTAGCTGGTTGCGATCTCGCCCATACTTGCTCTGGGGGTTATTGTGGTCCTTTCTATATATCCAGAGTATACTGGGTGGATGCTGGGAAACCTACGTTACCTGATGACAATCCTGATAGGAAGGAAG CCTACGAGGACTGCGCCAGGGACTACCATTGCTCCGTGACAATTGTTCAAAGCTACATGGCCAAATTTGGAACG GATTGCAATGGAGACGGTGTGACTGATTGCTACGATTACATGATGATCAACCACCACGGAGGGAGGGCGTGCTCTGAACCTCTATACCTCACACCTCTAGGTCTGCGACGCTTGAAGCTGTTCCAAGAATGCCGTTTCAAATAA
- the LOC123697761 gene encoding lysozyme-like has protein sequence MASALIKFSALLMLISACAADVGEVLAQSPVTEVCLGCICQAVSGCKQGTQCDGDACGLFRITWAYWADAGKPVLPGRTIDSPDAYASCANDPQCAALTVQGYMRRFGQDCNNDGVVNCYDYMAIHKLGGYGCKGDLPFQYVNVFQQCIAAVAAHQG, from the exons ATGGCTTCAGCCTTAATCAAGTTCAGTGCCTTGTTGATGCTGATCAGCGCCTGCGCAGCTGATGTCG GTGAAGTACTAGCCCAGAGCCCAGTAACAGAAGTATGCCTTGGCTGCATATGCCAAGCGGTGTCGGGTTGCAAGCAAGGCACACAGTGTGATGGAGACGCGTGTGGGCTGTTCCGCATAACATGGGCGTACTGGGCTGATGCTGGGAAACCAGTTCTGCCTGGACGCACCATTGACTCTCCTGATG CTTACGCCAGCTGTGCCAACGATCCTCAGTGTGCTGCTCTCACCGTCCAGGGCTACATGAGGCGCTTCGGacag GACTGCAACAACGACGGTGTGGTTAACTGCTACGATTACATGGCAATCCACAAACTGGGAGGCTACGGATGCAAGGGAGATCTTCCCTTCCAATATGTCAACGTATTCCAGCAATGTATTGCAGCGGTTGCAGCTCACCAAGGATAA
- the LOC123697763 gene encoding PAT complex subunit CCDC47 encodes MRLALFSIVLLASGLCLAHAYEDTTLEDDDFAEFEQFDADDDTPIVDLNEDDVPVKPKIVSKEPVVSNDEIEDDMVVEDEDNEFEHFQDPEEFEGFQDSIPKTSEQPKITISKVPVVVRPRWDAYWLEGILCCMLAAYALAYAVGRAKNTSIATNFLKLHKPLLDDNFTLVGETGLDVVAASDERGWRREAEHCFTMWCSGRQCCEGMLLTLKLIKRQDLVHVLLGVVRPSPDTLHIRVELGKDDSDPFVLCIAQKKVGTRLAKEMQDLSMFCPERRPGDKHGLPGSMCVMSECAEATGALLDSRVLAALERYHKHVQFIHVSDKYCGPKQMEETTVTKPPDTEKVMLISLALGPDGGGEEVRPLLLLVFYLLDKIKRLHLSKEALAKCEKRRQKATEIWMRGAHAARQELAAQKKEEKRKQEKERIMAENDPEKQRRWELKEQKRQAKRKAPKMKQLKVKAM; translated from the exons ATGCGTCTTGCACTATTTTCCATAGTGCTTCTTGCTAGTGGTCTATGTCTAGCACATGCTTATGAAGACACCACGCTGGAAGACGATGATTTCGCTGAGTTTGAGCAGTTTGATGCTGATGATGATACACCAATTGtcg atttaaatgAAGATGATGTTCCAGTCAAGCCAAAGATAGTTTCTAAAGAACCTGTAGTTTCCAATGATGAGATAGAGGATGATATGGTTGTAGAG gatgAGGATAATGAATTTGAACACTTCCAAGATCCGGAAGAGTTTGAAGGTTTCCAAGACAGCATTCCTAAAACCTCTGAACAACCTAAGATCACAATATCCAAG gttCCTGTGGTAGTTAGGCCAAGATGGGATGCCTATTGGCTTGAAGGCATTCTCTGCTGTATGTTGGCTGCATATGCACTAGCATATGCCGTGGGACGTGCTAAGAACACCTCTATCGCTACCAATTTCCTGAAACTGCATAAACCACTGCTTGATGATAATTTTACTCTAGTCG GTGAGACAGGTCTAGATGTAGTAGCGGCTAGCGACGAGCGCGGGTGGCGCCGGGAGGCGGAGCACTGCTTCACCATGTGGTGCAGCGGCCGACAGTGCTGCGAGGGGATGCTGCTCACACTTAAGCTTATCAAG aGGCAAGATCTAGTCCACGTCCTGTTGGGTGTGGTCCGTCCCAGTCCGGACACGTTGCACATACGAGTGGAGCTCGGCAAAGACGACAGCGACCCGTTCGTGCTGTGTATCGCGCAGAAGAAGGTGGGCACACGACTCGCTAAGGAGATGCAGGATTTG AGCATGTTCTGCCCGGAGCGGCGGCCGGGCGACAAGCACGGTCTGCCCGGCAGCATGTGCGTGATGTCCGAGTGCGCGGAGGCGACTGGCGCGCTACTGGACTCGCGCGTGCTCGCCGCGCTCGAGCGGTACCACAAGCACGTGCAGTTCATACACGTGTCGGATAAGTACTGCGGGCCGAAGCAGATGGA agAGACAACAGTGACCAAACCGCCGGACACAGAGAAGGTGATGCTTATCAGCCTCGCGCTCGGTCCAGATGGAGGTGGTGAGGAAGTTAGACCCTTGCTGCTCCTGGTCTTCTATCTGTTGGATAAGATTAAGCGGCTGCATTTGAGCAAGGAG GCACTAGCAAAATGCGAGAAGCGTCGTCAGAAGGCCACCGAGATATGGATGCGCGGCGCACACGCGGCAAGACAAGAATTGGCTGCAcagaagaaagaagaaaagaGAAAGCAAGAGAAGGAGAGGATTATGGCG gaaaACGATCCAGAGAAACAACGCCGCTGGGAGTTGAAGGAGCAGAAGCGTCAGGCCAAACGCAAGGCGCCGAAAATGAAGCAACTTAAAGTGAAAGCAATGTAA
- the LOC123697764 gene encoding uncharacterized protein LOC123697764 has protein sequence MICNDYDKSKPCNHTNLDNLDKALHDLGMLSAITEARREYLKESKGNFSVMRLNTRYVSNVTVGYCMKRSTNKSRLCPYVLPVRHRTKSENSDAISSDMNDVCDFKYSILEPSTSSMRENIDIKSTKRCQSLENLNLVIENPPKPEISPDMDCVSTRIQKLQVDE, from the exons ATGATATGCAACGACTACGATAAAAGT AAACCCTGCAATCATACGAATCTGGATAATTTGGATAAAGCGTTGCATGATTTAGGCATGCTCAGTGCAATAACAGAGGCACGTCGGGAATATTTAAAGGAAAGTAAAGGAAATTTCAGCGTAATGCGTCTCAACACGAGGTACGTTTCCAACGTGACAGTAGGGTATTGTATGAAGAGAAGTACAAATAAGAGCAGGCTTTGCCCGTATGTCCTGCCAGTGCGGCATCGAACTAAGAGTGAAAACTCGGACGCGATCAGTAGTGACATGAACGATGTCTGCGATTTTAAATATAGTATACTGGAACCCTCCACAAGCAGCATGAGGGAgaatattgatattaaaagTACAAAACGATGTCAATCCCTCGAAAACCTGAATCTGGTGATAGAGAACCCACCGAAGCCAGAAATATCCCCCGATATGGACTGTGTGTCTACAAGGATCCAGAAGTTGCAGGTAGATGAATGa
- the LOC123697765 gene encoding sperm flagellar protein 2-like, with product MAEVLKEWLSQRLQRPIKWEAEEFGEKMKDGYIIASVLLSYHVINEEKYYYIRSSSNIDEIKTNWKLIREWLHFIDINIIDSDLNHIMDGRGSTLLRLFYQLFLHLDKKDRTDFIKKERKMVSNLVEKIDHRFKVDIVPEEKDVCVDDLSRPLLNEKLFIEWQRKKAQQVKDTYDFVRHKYSKIIADIKERATSPVKAPGEKPKKISEKDQRDMDKFCLKYPCKFQNYTYEQLLELDQRFVERKKGLIDSEWAHNYMDNLYTRMHKKADSEEFQKQLRNVISGSLWDLSVAEEESKLDTEFAKKVMKISQFEKQMGTQIMETRQQARNLVKNRIAGESEFVEQRTQQFNQFLDNMKEEINLGLVEIDFEKQRQNMLHKKLYAEKMKRKRQHYHEICYDTVLSIIDYATKYAYFKRLLENDIPEHFIHEWKTLYYKQQPIFEIFDPLEDMLRDTAVEEEVIPEEEEVIRLELDRQEALNESEFIEYHNYLYPWTLELLIPNYEPESEERKYEYLGNRILGHLVYTLLEIKYPYPPQRPPANLPDFSSKAIIRGLPDRSITIPMQTLLNARKIHVVRLEAAINFCLRKFKTEMIGCTDIDLSFDKFMAVALEEESKDIIKLMKAEDEIVSKSSEANLSLISGPVPANVKQTQTPKTIPEEEITLSAAADLGHYAYKALCSGDFLTEYLLAAMIVEYVKDQDDINGIVIINYPNTYREAQILEETFSGKAPPDEAELDDSDDIYLEESIRKHRKEEKDPYKEIRVSKLVNDPHKKRMDKPFESYFTCYLRLKETEDILQEVVIWDLTEENSEFIDRFYAALGINYSMYYEVIEKEQLALICKYIIGDYSLPLKSIDNLFGENVMSQLDFPSSEDKRTKSKIVKSEIMNGKSKEKMRHGSKISKMSLASELAVVKAPDSKEELKDDRTISIENIHEASESSISKSNVSVEEINIAAGEEDWDYGEIPISELIGIALATCWEEVEKTYIHDMQQLFLAIRLQMNCVVPYTRFIKDKMEQIITLPSRKQDLVSSFQKQYNEFENDWRDVNLTKNEWHCRVKELQIKLYQICDERKVFAEKQRQALICENWTLEELTTMVNTYISCMQTELNRCILTFQAFHDFYFAMLKRLPPNDRLSSKDLIKIYRESDETSGSKKGGEDKMFRQLKNAFQDLQLKNIEIDYSNNPFNLIIENNVKFALKVIKDTNDSYRSVISREYSEIAKIVPVAKKKEENTSIESINEEEIFKQNGLKCIEEWTMAINGEMFRANLRILALQYKCFKDMKLFNDNIYRAFMDIQNNINNYYLNEIQSVDRLCKYLQMAVEAGKKIPESLILEHDKFIIDPNFLQFMPEEIIETDNGPTDTGGTQFRVAQLSRLRSQLKIIAPTGIALQRAFIYILQDFIIFGKENCEGSMFPESWRSIDPEQVPKLTFLLFGETAYVDWRDFLIYCLNIKFPKAEELLTVRKKFRCKDLESKELIDRGDFIKEKLWFETELDPEDKCAQLRNNLVKHFLFELFETAENLMNYSAFLLAFSKSINPIEGFAMALSMSTGKKICFSLEECEEVICKLIRDKNYRDECLACALKCSALLLDRVLTNVINTCEGTTLVELEYTEPPPEDKKGKKGAKAGGSKAKKIESSQSARLPKAQKSLTNGSKVVQSATDVKMTYICRPCQEETEEVEEKEPEKEEVQEEEKIEPQPDPNLAYAVSQEVIWNVLKICLPWHFNLLPEEKVTPYVAQVKQVMARLEVDTDNKDIYIAKFVSEPNICKILHKAHKFTAIDLGEEIKKVYL from the exons atggcAGAAGTTTTAAAAGAATGGCTATCACAACGTTTACAACGTCCAATTAAATGGGAAGCCGAGGAATTTGGAGAAAAGATGAAGGATGGCTATATCATCGCATCTGTTCTTCTAAGTTACCACGTTATTAACgaggaaaaatattattatatacgaTCTAGTAGCAATATAGACGAAATAAAAACGAATTGGAAACTTATAAGAGAATGGTTGCattttatcgatataaatataatcgaTTCTGATTTAAACCACATAATGGATGGTAGGGGCTCCACTTTGCTACGccttttttatcaattatttcttcactTAGACAAAAAAGATAGAACtgactttattaaaaaagaacgAAAAATGGTTTCTAATTTAGTCGAAAAAATAGACCACCGTTTTAAAGTTGACATAGTCCCAGAAGAAAAAGACGTGTGTGTGGATGATCTCTCTAGACCACTTTTAAACgagaaattgtttattgaatGGCAAAGAAAAAAAGCTCAGCAAGTAAAAGATACCTATGATTTTGTAAGGCACAAGTATTCCAAAATCATAGCCGATATAAAAGAACGAGCTACTTCACCTGTTAAGGCACCGGGAGAGAAACCCAAAAAAATATCCGAAAAAGACCAAAGAGATATGGATAAATTTTGCTTGAAATATCCTtgcaaatttcaaaattatactTATGAACAATTGCTTGAATTGGATCAAAGATTCGTTGAAAGGAAGAAAGGTTTAATTGATTCTGAATGGGCTCACAATTACATGGATAATTTGTATACAAGAATGCACAAAAAGGCAGATTCAGAGGAatttcaaaaacaattaaGAAACGTCATTAGTGGTTCACTATGGGATTTATCTGTAGCCGAAGAAGAATCAAAACTAGATACAGAATTTGCCAAGAAGGTTATGAAAATTTCTCAATTTGAGAAACAAATGGGAACTCAAATTATGGAAACTCGTCAACAAGCACGAAACTTGGTAAAAAACAGAATCGCTGGTGAATCAGAATTTGTTGAGCAAAGAACTCAGCAATTTAATCAATTTCTAGATAATATGAAAGAAGAAATAAATCTAGGTCTGGTagaaattgattttgaaaagCAAAGACAAAATATGCTTCATAAAAAGCTATATGCCGagaaaatgaaaagaaaacGTCAACACTACCATGAAATTTGCTACGATACTGTTCTTTCAATCATAGATTATGCTACAAAATATGcttattttaaacgtttactTGAAAACGATATACCAGAACATTTTATACATGAATGGAAAACATTGTATTACAAGCAACAACCTATCTTTGAAATTTTTGACCCCTTGGAAGATATGTTAAGGGACACTGCTGTCGAAGAAGAAGTAATACCTGAAGAGGAAGAAGTAATAAGACTTGAATTGGATCGTCAAGAAGCATTGAATGAAAGTGAATTTATtgaatatcataattatttatatcctTGGACTCTGGAACTCCTTATACCAAATTATGAACCAGAATcagaagaaagaaaatatgaatatttaggAAATCGAATACTTGGTCATTTGGTATACACATtacttgaaattaaatatcCTTATCCACCTCAAAGACCTCCTGCTAATCTTCCCGATTTTAGCTCTAAGGCAATAATTCGTGGATTACCAGATAGATCTATTACTATTCCTATGCAAACTCTTCTTAATGCTAGAAAAATACATGTTGTTCGACTTGAAGCTGCGATAAATTTTTGCCtcagaaaatttaaaacagaaaTGATTGGTTGCACTGATATAGATTTGTCTTTCGATAAATTCATGGCTGTGGCGCTGGAGGAGGAAAGtaaagatattattaaattgatgaaAGCAGAAGACGAAATAGTAAGTAAAAGTAGTGAAGCAAATCTTTCTTTGATATCAGGACCCGTTCCTGCTAATGTTAAACAAACACAAACTCCTAAAACCATTCCAGAGGAAGAAATAACATTATCAGCTGCTGCTGATTTGGGCCACTATGCGTATAAAGCTCTATGTAGTGGGGATTTCTTAACAGAGTACTTATTGGCAGCTATGATTGTGGAATATGTAAAAGATCAAGACGATATTAATGGAATTGTCATCATTAATTATCCAAATACATACCGAGAGGCGCAGATACTCGAAGAAACATTCTCTGGCAAAGCTCCTCCAGATGAAGCCGAATTAGATGAtagtgatgatatatatctTGAAGAAAGTATAAGGAAACATAGGAAAGAAGAGAAAGATCCTTACAAAGAAATTCGAGTTTCTAAGCTCGTTAATGACCCACATAAGAAAAGGATGGATAAACCATTTGAAAGCTATTTTACCTGTTACTTGAGGTTAAAGGAAACAGAAGATATTCTTCAAGAAGTTGTGATTTGGGACTTAACTGAAGAAAATTCTGAATTTATTGATCGATTTTATGCAGCACTTGGTATTAATTACAGTATGTATTATGAAGTCATAGAAAAAGAACAACTTGCactaatatgtaaatatataattggAGATTATTCATTGCCGTTAAAGTCGATTGATAATTTGTTCGGAGAAAATGTAATGAGTCAGTTAGATTTTCCCTCCTCTGAAGATAAACGAACCAAgtcaaaaatagtaaaatctgAAATTATGAATGGTAAAtcaaaagaaaaaatgcgGCATGGGTCTAAAATTAGCAAAATGTCTTTGGCTAGCGAATTAGCAGTTGTTAAAGCTCCTGATTCTAAAGAAGAATTGAAGGATGATAGAACAATTtctattgaaaatattcatgAAGCTAGTGAGAGCTCCATTTCAAAATCAAATGTGAGCGTAGAGGAAATAAACATAGCAGCGGGAGAGGAAGACTGGGATTATGGAGAAATACCTATTTCTGAATTAATTGGTATTGCACTAGCGACTTGTTGGGAAGAAGTTGAAAAAACTTACATACACGATATGCAGCAATTGTTCTTAGCTATACGCTTACAAATGAATTGTGTAGTACCTTACACGAGAtttattaaagataaaatGGAACAAATAATAACACTACCTTCTCGTAAACAAGATTTAGTTAGCAGTTTTCAGAAACAATACAATGAGTTTGAAAATGATTGGCGAGatgttaatttaacaaaaaacgaATGGCACTGTCGAGTGAAGGAACTCCAGATTAAGTTATATCAAATATGTGACGAGAGAAAAGTTTTTGCTGAAAAACAAAGACAAGCTCTTATTTGCGAAAATTGGACTTTGGAAGAGTTGACGACGATGGTGAATACATACATATCTTGTATGCAAACcgaattaaatag gTGCATTCTTACTTTTCAAGCATTTCacgatttttattttgctatGCTCAAGCGTTTGCCTCCCAATGATCGCCtttcttctaaagatttaattaAGATATACAGGGAGTCTGATGAAACATCAGGGAGTAAGAAGGGAGGGGAAGATAAGATGTTTCGCCAACTTAAAAATGCATTTcaagatttacagttaaaaaacattgaaattgaTTATAGTAATAATCCATTCAATCtgataatagaaaataatgttaaatttgcTTTGAAAGTAATTAAAGATACTAATGATTCTTATAGATCTGTAATTAGTCGAGAATATAGTGAGATTGCAAAAATTGTACCAGTAGCAAAGAAAAAAGAAGAGAACACGTCAATTGAATCcataaatgaagaagaaatttttaaacaaaacggCTTAAAATGCATTGAAGAATGGACAATGGCcattaatggtgaaatgttTCGAGCAAATTTGCGCATTTTAGCTTtgcaatataaatgttttaaggacatgaaattatttaatgataatatttatagagcATTTATggacatacaaaataatattaacaattattatttaaatgaaatacaatCAGTTGATCGTCTCTGTAAGTACCTGCAAATGGCAGTAGAGGCAGGTAAAAAAATTCCTGAAAGTCTAATTTTAGAAcatgataaatttattattgatcCCAATTTCTTACAATTTATGCCagaagaaataattgaaacagATAATGGCCCTACTGATACTGGAGGAACCCAGTTTAGAGTTGCACAATTGAGTCGATTACgatctcagctaaaaattatAGCACCAACAGGTATTGCCCTTCAACGAGCtttcatatacatattacaagaCTTTATTATTTTCGGAAAAGAAAATTGTGAGGGTTCTATGTTTCCTGAGAGCTGGCGCTCCATAGACCCCGAACAAGTGCCTAAattgacatttttattatttggtgAAACGGCTTATGTTGACTGGAGAgattttctaatttattgtcttaatattaaattccCGAAGGCAGAGGAATTATTAACAGTACGTAAAAAATTCCGCTGTAAAGATTTAGAATCAAAAGAATTAATTGACAGAGGTGATTTTATTAAGGAGAAGTTATGGTTTGAAACAGAATTAGACCCCGAGGATAAATGTGCGCAATTGCGAAATAATTTagtgaaacattttttatttgaactttTTGAGACCGCAGagaatttaatgaattattccGCATTTTTACTGGCCTTTAGCAAAAGTATTAATCCAATTGAAGGCTTTGCGATGGCACTTTCAATGTCTACTggaaagaaaatatgtttttctttagAAGAATGTGAAGAAGTAATCTGTAAGTTAATTAGAGACAAAAATTATCGAGATGAATGTTTAGCGTGCGCTTTAAAATGTTCTGCACTATTACTAGATAGAGTATTaacaaatgttataaatacatGTGAGGGTACGACTTTGGTAGAGCTAGAGTATACTGAGCCGCCTCCTGAAGATAAGAAGGGCAAAAAGGGAGCCAAAGCGGGAGGTTCTAAAGCTAAGAAAATTGAAAGTTCTCAAAGTGCTCGTCTACCGAAAGCTCAAAAAAGTCTTACTAACGGTAGCAAAGTGGTACAGTCTGCAACTGATGTCAAAATGACGTACATTTGTAGACCCTGTCAAGAAGAAACGGAAGAGGTTGAAGAGAAAGAGCCAGAAAAAGAAGAGGTtcaagaagaagaaaaaattgAACCTCAACCTGATCCTAATTTAGCATATGCAGTGAGTCAAGAAGTCATTTGGAATGTTCTGAAAATTTGTCTGCCATggcattttaatttgttgccGGAGGAAAAAGTTACACCTTATGTAGCACAAGTGAAGCAGGTTATGGCTAGGTTAGAAGTAGATACAGATAATAAAGACATCTATATAGCTAAATTTGTTAGTGAGCCAAacatatgtaaaatattgcaCAAGGCTCATAAATTCACCGCCATCGATCTAGgtgaagaaattaaaaaagtgtatttgtga